From the Paenibacillus sp. FSL H8-0548 genome, one window contains:
- a CDS encoding carbohydrate ABC transporter permease, translating into MRRKGWIENGLVYLVLLAGGTFSLLPLIWLVRSSLMDMGQIFEMPPVWIPKPFRLSNFSEALTILPFGKYFVNTSIIVLFTMIGVIVTCSLSAYSFARMKWRGRDLIFGLLLSSMMLPYAVTLIPTFVGWSKLGLTNTFIPLIAPAWFGGGAFNIFLLRQFYLSIPRELDEAAYVDGASHWRIFISIIMPLTKPALIVVGLFTFLASWNDFLGPLVYLNSESKYTLALGLQQFKGMYAAEWHLMMAAATVVLAPAIIVFFIGQKYFVEGITLTGIKA; encoded by the coding sequence ATGAGAAGGAAAGGATGGATCGAGAACGGCCTGGTATATCTTGTGCTTCTGGCAGGCGGTACATTTAGCCTGCTGCCACTAATTTGGCTCGTCCGCAGTTCCTTGATGGATATGGGCCAAATCTTCGAGATGCCGCCTGTTTGGATTCCGAAACCGTTTCGACTCTCAAATTTCAGCGAAGCACTGACGATCCTGCCGTTCGGCAAATATTTTGTTAACACGTCCATTATAGTATTGTTTACGATGATCGGCGTTATCGTCACCTGCTCTTTAAGTGCCTATAGCTTCGCGCGTATGAAATGGAGAGGAAGGGATCTGATATTCGGCCTGCTTCTGTCCAGCATGATGCTGCCATATGCGGTTACGCTCATTCCGACTTTTGTCGGGTGGAGCAAGCTGGGGTTGACCAACACGTTCATTCCACTCATTGCTCCAGCCTGGTTCGGCGGCGGCGCGTTTAATATTTTTTTATTGCGGCAGTTTTATCTTAGCATCCCCCGCGAACTGGACGAGGCTGCGTACGTGGACGGAGCCAGCCACTGGAGAATATTCATATCGATTATCATGCCTTTGACTAAGCCCGCCCTGATTGTTGTCGGTCTCTTCACCTTTCTAGCATCTTGGAATGATTTCCTGGGCCCGCTTGTATATTTGAACAGCGAGTCTAAGTATACGCTTGCACTGGGACTGCAGCAGTTCAAAGGAATGTATGCCGCGGAATGGCATCTCATGATGGCGGCGGCCACCGTCGTGCTGGCTCCGGCCATCATCGTATTTTTCATCGGTCAGAAGTATTTTGTAGAGGGCATTACACTCACGGGCATAAAGGCCTGA
- a CDS encoding sugar ABC transporter permease: MKQKRVSFKNEWNGILFALPAILGLLIFTLGPMLYSLYMSFTDYSGSNVPTFVGLDNYTRIFSGEDQYFYKSLRVTVYFVILSVPSGIIYSFLLALLLNRDVKGKAIFRTIFYLPSIVPIIAISFIWLWLLNPDLGLANELLGALGFPGSQWIFGEKSVVPSLAMMNLWTTGGTMIIFLAGLQDIPRSLYEAIEIDGGSRFDKLWAITVPMMTPTIFFNLIIGIINGFQIFAQAHVMTNGGPNNASLFYVFYLYREAFQFSRMGSASAIAWVLFIIIMALTFIVFKTSRKWVYYEGDGSR; the protein is encoded by the coding sequence ATGAAACAAAAACGTGTATCATTCAAAAATGAATGGAATGGTATCTTGTTCGCGCTGCCTGCGATTTTGGGCTTGCTCATTTTTACTCTGGGCCCCATGCTTTACAGCTTGTACATGAGCTTTACCGACTATTCAGGATCTAACGTACCGACTTTCGTCGGACTTGATAATTATACGAGAATATTCAGCGGTGAAGACCAATATTTCTATAAATCTCTCAGAGTCACGGTTTATTTTGTCATTCTCAGCGTTCCGAGCGGCATCATTTATTCCTTTCTGCTGGCGCTTTTACTCAATCGGGATGTTAAGGGAAAAGCGATTTTCCGTACTATCTTTTATCTGCCTTCCATCGTACCAATTATCGCCATTTCATTCATTTGGTTATGGTTGCTGAATCCAGATCTCGGCCTTGCGAACGAGTTGCTTGGTGCTCTTGGCTTCCCAGGCAGTCAATGGATATTTGGTGAGAAGTCGGTCGTTCCATCTTTGGCCATGATGAATCTGTGGACGACAGGGGGGACGATGATCATTTTCCTCGCGGGCCTACAGGATATTCCACGCTCTTTGTACGAGGCAATCGAAATAGACGGAGGCTCTCGGTTCGATAAATTATGGGCTATTACGGTGCCAATGATGACGCCAACCATATTTTTCAATCTAATTATCGGCATTATCAACGGCTTCCAAATATTTGCGCAGGCGCATGTCATGACGAATGGCGGGCCTAATAATGCAAGTCTGTTCTATGTCTTCTATCTTTACCGGGAGGCATTTCAATTCTCGCGAATGGGAAGCGCCAGCGCTATAGCGTGGGTGTTGTTCATCATTATCATGGCGCTGACATTTATCGTTTTCAAAACGTCGAGAAAATGGGTGTATTACGAAGGAGATGGATCGCGATGA